The DNA segment CGAGAGTGCGCTCGTACGGGTCGAGGAGCTCGCCCCGTACATCGGTGCCGACGCCGGTGATGATGCGCTGGTGGACCAGCGGTACGACGGCGTCGGTGCCGAGGATCTCGGCCTCGGCCGTCATGGCCGCGTCCTGCCGCTCGGCGGTGTCGGTGATGTCCGCGGCCTCGGCCACGGCCCGGTCGACGTCCTTGTCGCAGAGCAGGGCCAGGTTGTAACTGCCGTCGCACGTGTAGTCGCTGGCGAGGACACCGACGGGGTCGCCGGTGTCGACCAGGCTGTTGCGGGCGCCGACGAACGCGTCGAACTTGCCGTCCAGCGCGTCGCTCTCCAGCCGCGAGTACTCGCGCACCTCCAGGGTGACCTCGAACCCTGCCTTCTCCAGCTGCTGCTTCAGCACCTGGGCGACTTCCGGGAGTTCGGGCCGGTTGTCGTAGGTGGCGAGGGTGATCCGGGTCCTGTCGGGCTTGCCCGCCTTCGCCCGCCCGACCGGCTCGGTCCGCTTGCCGGCGGCCCAGGTGACGGCGGGCCCGTAGATGCCTGCGCCGGCGTCGGCGTAGCCCTCGTAGACGCCCTTGGCGAACGCCGAGGTGTCGACGGCCTGCCGGGCGGCGGCCCGCAGGGCGGCGTCCTTGAAGGGGCCCTTCTTCGTGTTGAGGAACAGGCTCGTGGTGCGGGTGGTGGCGGTCACCTCGCGGCTGGCCTTGTCCAGGGTGGCGGCCTGCGCGACGGGGATCGCCTCGGCGAGGTCGACCTGGCCGGTGCGCAGGGCGCTCGCGCGGGCGGTGCCGTCGGCGACGAACTTGACGTCGATGCCGGTGGCCTGGGCTCGGCCGCCCCAGTAGTCGTCGTAGCGGTCGAGGGTGGCGGCCGTGGAGCCGAGCACCTTGGTGAGCTCGAAGGGCCCGGTGGCATGGCCGACCGGGTCGACCTCGGTCTGACTGTCCTTGTTGCCGTAGGCCTTGCCGGAGAGGACGGCGAGGGAGGGGCCGGCCAGACGCAGTGGCAGGACGGGGTCGGGGGCCTGGGTGGTGATCCGTACGCCCTTGCTGCCCTCGGCCTTCGCGGTGAGGGTGACGCCGGAGAGGGCGGCGGGGACCGGCTTGGCCTGCGCTGCATGGGTGAGGGCGGCGGCGACCGTGGCCGGGGTGACCGCGGAGCCGTCCTGGAAGGTGGCCTCGCGCAGGGTGAACAGCCAGGTGCGGTCGTTCTCCTGGCGCCAGGAGGCGGCGAGGGCGGGGGCGGCGGCGCCGTTGGCGTCCAGCGCGGTCAGGCCCTCGGTGACGCCGAGGCGGCTGAGGAGGGTGGCGTCGGCGCCGTACGGCGACAGGTTCTCGGCGGGCGGGAAGGCGAGCGCGACTCGCAGGCGGGATCCGTCCTGGGCGTCGCTCGCGGCGTCGGAACCGCCACCGGAGGCGAAGCAGCCGGCGAGGACCGGGGCCAGTACGAGGGCGAGGAGCGGGCGGGTTCGGCGTCGCACGGTCTATCGCTCCATCGGTATCTCGAAGTGGACGACGCCGTTCCCGCCGTCCGTGTCCTCACGCTCGTCATGCACGACCTTGCCGAGCGAGCGCCAGAACCCCTCGGCGCCCGGCACCTTCGGGTCGGTGTGCAGATACACCGCGCGGTAGCCGCCGTCCGCCGCCGCGAAGGCGAGCAACTCGTCGACGAGCCGCCGGGCCAGGCCGCGCCTGCGGTGCTCGGCCCGGACGTAGACACGGCGCAGCTGCGCGGTCTCGCCGGAGGGGTAGCGCTCGGCGACCTCGCGCGCGTTCGGCGGGTGGGCCGGGCCGCGCGAGTCGAGCGCGGCGGTGGCGACGACACTCCCGTCGCGCGGGTCGAGCGCGACGAGGAGGGTATGGCGGGGCGGGGCGAGGTAGGCGCCGGCCGGGTCGATGATGTCCGCGTGCCAACGAGGCACATAGCCGGTACCGAAGTCGTGGTAGACGGTGTCGAGCATCAGGGCTCGCGCACCGTCGAGGTCGTCCGGGCTTGCCGCCCTGATGCTGTAGTCGTGCACTTGCACATCATATGCATCAAGCCCGAACGGCCTTTCCGCCGGCCTCGCCCCTGTCGCATAACCCCCTTACGGTTCCGACCGCTTCCGCCCCACCCGGACCCAGCCCACCTCGGCCGGCACCCCCTCTTAGTTTAGAGCGTGAGTTAAGCCTCGGAAGGCAGACGCGTCAAGGGCTTTGACGCACTCTCAGAACTTCGGCCGCAGCCCTTGACTCACACGTTCCACAGTTGAACCATTCAGCGGCAAGAGAGCGCTCCCCGCACGTCACGACGTTCACTTCCTGAACCAGGAGAGCCGCCTGATGCTTCCTTCCTCCCCGTCCTCCGGGCCGTCCTCGGTGGGCCGCCGGACCCTGATCGGCGCCGCGTTCGCCTCGGCACCGGCCGTGCTCGGACTGTCGACCGAGGCCTCCGCGCAGGCCCCCGGCCAGACCTCCGCGCAGGCTTCCGCCCAGGCTGCCGCGCGGACTTCGGCGTCCCCTTCGGCCCGGAAGAAGCCGCGTGCCCTACCGGGCGGCGGCGACCTCGGCCCGAACGTCCTCGTCTTCGACCCGTCGACTCCGGGCATCCAGGGCCGACTCGACGAGGTGTTCCGGCAGCAGGAGTCCGCGCAGTTCGGCACCGGCCGCTACGCCCTGCTCTTCAAGCCCGGCACCTACCACGGGCTCAACGCCCAACTCGGCTTCTACACCTCGATCGCGGGCCTGGGGCTGTCCCCCGACGACACCACCATCAACGGCGACGTCACCGTCGACGCCGGCTGGTTCAACGGCAACGCCACACAGAACTTCTGGCGTTCGGCGGAGAACCTGGCCCTGGTCCCGGTCAACGGCACCAACCGGTGGGCGGTCGCCCAGGCGGCCCCGTTCCGCCGTATGCACATCCGCGGCGGACTCAACCTCTCCCCCACCGGCTACGGCTGGGCGAGCGGCGGCTACATCGCGGACAGCCGCATCGACGGCCAGGTCGGGCCGTACTCGCAGCAGCAGTGGTACACCCGCGACAGCGCGATCGGCAGCTGGCTCAACGGCGTGTGGAACATGGTGTTCTCCGGCGTCGAGGGCGCCCCGGCGCAGAGCTTCCCCAACCCGCCGTACACCACGCTCGACACGACTCCCGTCTCCCGCGAGAAGCCGTTCCTGTACGTCCAGGGAAACGACTTCCGGGTCTTCCTGCCGGAAAAGCGCACGAATGCCCGCGGCGT comes from the Streptomyces sp. NBC_00443 genome and includes:
- a CDS encoding ABC transporter substrate-binding protein, with product MRRRTRPLLALVLAPVLAGCFASGGGSDAASDAQDGSRLRVALAFPPAENLSPYGADATLLSRLGVTEGLTALDANGAAAPALAASWRQENDRTWLFTLREATFQDGSAVTPATVAAALTHAAQAKPVPAALSGVTLTAKAEGSKGVRITTQAPDPVLPLRLAGPSLAVLSGKAYGNKDSQTEVDPVGHATGPFELTKVLGSTAATLDRYDDYWGGRAQATGIDVKFVADGTARASALRTGQVDLAEAIPVAQAATLDKASREVTATTRTTSLFLNTKKGPFKDAALRAAARQAVDTSAFAKGVYEGYADAGAGIYGPAVTWAAGKRTEPVGRAKAGKPDRTRITLATYDNRPELPEVAQVLKQQLEKAGFEVTLEVREYSRLESDALDGKFDAFVGARNSLVDTGDPVGVLASDYTCDGSYNLALLCDKDVDRAVAEAADITDTAERQDAAMTAEAEILGTDAVVPLVHQRIITGVGTDVRGELLDPYERTLVGIGTRR
- a CDS encoding GNAT family N-acetyltransferase — protein: MHDYSIRAASPDDLDGARALMLDTVYHDFGTGYVPRWHADIIDPAGAYLAPPRHTLLVALDPRDGSVVATAALDSRGPAHPPNAREVAERYPSGETAQLRRVYVRAEHRRRGLARRLVDELLAFAAADGGYRAVYLHTDPKVPGAEGFWRSLGKVVHDEREDTDGGNGVVHFEIPMER